Proteins encoded within one genomic window of Thermococcus celer Vu 13 = JCM 8558:
- the surE gene encoding 5'/3'-nucleotidase SurE, whose protein sequence is MHRILITNDDGIYSKGIRAAVEAVRDLGDVYVVAPLFQRSASGRAMTLHRPLRAKLVNVPGAKVAYGLDGTPTDCVIFALARFTDFDLVISGINLGENLSTEITVSGTASAAIEAATHGIPGIAISLEVDWKKTLGEGDGVDFSVASHFLRRMARAVLERGLPEGVDVLNVNVPMDATPETKIEVTRLARRRYRPTVEERIDPRGHPYYWVVGKRCEEFEPGTDAYALKVERKVSVTPVNIDMTAKVDFGEVAEILR, encoded by the coding sequence ATGCACCGCATACTCATAACGAACGACGACGGAATCTACTCAAAGGGCATCAGGGCGGCGGTTGAGGCCGTCCGGGACCTCGGCGACGTCTACGTCGTCGCGCCACTCTTCCAGAGGAGCGCCAGCGGGCGGGCCATGACCCTCCACCGACCGCTCAGGGCGAAGCTCGTCAACGTTCCCGGAGCTAAGGTCGCCTACGGCCTCGACGGGACGCCTACCGACTGCGTTATCTTCGCCCTCGCCCGTTTCACCGACTTCGACCTCGTCATAAGCGGCATCAACCTCGGCGAGAACCTCAGCACCGAGATAACCGTCTCTGGCACCGCGTCGGCCGCGATAGAGGCCGCGACCCACGGTATCCCCGGGATAGCGATAAGCCTCGAGGTCGACTGGAAGAAGACCCTCGGCGAGGGCGACGGCGTGGACTTCTCGGTCGCGTCGCATTTTCTGCGAAGAATGGCCCGGGCTGTCCTCGAGAGGGGCCTTCCGGAGGGCGTTGACGTGCTCAACGTGAACGTTCCAATGGACGCCACGCCCGAGACTAAAATAGAGGTGACGAGGCTCGCGAGGCGGCGGTACCGCCCGACCGTGGAGGAGCGCATAGACCCGAGGGGGCACCCCTACTACTGGGTGGTGGGGAAGAGGTGCGAGGAATTCGAGCCAGGGACGGATGCCTACGCGTTGAAGGTCGAGCGGAAGGTGAGCGTAACGCCGGTTAACATAGACATGACGGCTAAGGTGGATTTCGGGGAGGTTGCAGAGATCCTTAGATGA
- a CDS encoding archaeosine biosynthesis radical SAM protein RaSEA gives MTYWTSEDNVAGEPGTALFIILPTIGCYRFRINEACYMCAYPTAAPRVRWSQEAIVDYVREALKKIEGRKGPFAVRMFTSGSFLDNGELKPETRRRIFEILAEMDNVKEIVIESRSELVRYEAVKELAEIVPDKHFEVAIGLETANDDVADVSINKGNTFADFVRAAEITHKAGAKVKTYLLLKPIFLSERDGIEDAKESIVKAEPYTDTFSINITDIQKGTLYERLWEKKEYRPPWLWSAVEVLIWAKRKFPDKRILSDPVGAGSKRGPHNCLTDYDRVIGKAIKKFSATQDLKYIENLKLECRDRWEYIVENGLLDWQLVTW, from the coding sequence ATGACCTACTGGACGAGCGAGGACAACGTCGCCGGGGAACCGGGAACGGCGCTGTTCATCATACTCCCCACTATCGGATGCTACCGCTTCAGGATAAACGAGGCCTGCTACATGTGCGCCTACCCGACGGCCGCCCCCCGGGTTAGGTGGAGCCAGGAGGCGATAGTCGACTACGTTAGGGAAGCCCTCAAGAAAATCGAGGGCAGGAAAGGGCCCTTCGCGGTGAGGATGTTCACCTCCGGTTCCTTCCTCGACAACGGCGAGCTCAAGCCGGAGACGAGGAGGAGGATCTTCGAAATCCTTGCAGAGATGGATAACGTCAAGGAGATCGTAATCGAGAGCAGGAGCGAGCTTGTCAGGTATGAAGCCGTTAAAGAGCTTGCCGAGATAGTTCCGGATAAACATTTTGAAGTTGCCATCGGTCTTGAGACGGCCAACGACGACGTGGCTGACGTTTCCATAAACAAAGGGAACACCTTTGCCGACTTTGTGAGGGCAGCTGAGATAACACACAAGGCCGGCGCCAAGGTCAAGACTTACCTTCTACTCAAGCCAATCTTCCTCTCCGAGCGCGACGGGATTGAAGACGCCAAGGAGAGCATAGTCAAAGCGGAGCCGTACACGGACACGTTCTCCATCAACATAACCGACATCCAGAAGGGGACGCTCTACGAGAGGCTCTGGGAGAAGAAGGAATACCGCCCGCCGTGGCTCTGGAGCGCGGTCGAGGTTCTCATCTGGGCGAAGAGGAAGTTTCCCGACAAGAGAATCCTGAGCGATCCCGTGGGAGCAGGCTCGAAGCGCGGACCCCACAACTGCCTCACAGACTACGACAGAGTCATCGGCAAGGCCATAAAGAAATTTTCAGCCACGCAGGACTTGAAGTATATAGAGAACCTGAAGCTTGAATGCAGAGATAGATGGGAGTACATAGTCGAGAACGGCCTCCTCGACTGGCAGCTGGTGACGTGGTGA